From the genome of Labrus bergylta chromosome 4, fLabBer1.1, whole genome shotgun sequence, one region includes:
- the LOC136178938 gene encoding presequence protease, mitochondrial-like, with amino-acid sequence MSPDEVYLEKQAKAEEEKLQKKIHALSDSDKKDIYEKGLELLAAQSKTQDASCLPALKVSDIEPTIPVTPVQISTAVGVPVQYCEQPTNGLVYFRAMCSLNTLPEDLRLYVPLFCSVVTKMGCGGLDYRQQSQQMELRTGGMSVSTQVVPDSTQLDMYEQGVLLSSSCLERNLPHMFHLWSDIFNNPHFDEVERLRVLVMMSAQELANGISYSGHMYAMTRAGRHLTPAGDLNETLGGMEQVKFMKRVAELSDLSQVIRTLVRIKKHLLNPDNMRCAINTTPQKMSDTAAQLESFMKDVADNRKERKPVRSNIIERPLDPSDVSGLSRKLISEQNFQPCQMKTFFQLPFPVHFISESIRTVPFSHHDYASLCILARMMTAKFLHGEIREKGGAYGGGARMGGGLFSFYSYRDPNSVQTLSAFRRGVDWAKSGQFTQQDIDEAKLSVFSAVDSPVAPADKGMGRFLSGVTDEIKQNHRERLFAVTHQSLVEVAERYLGVGQRTCGVAILGPENEAIKKDPSWIVK; translated from the exons ATGAGTCCGGATGAGGTCTACTTGGAGAAACAGGCCAAAGCCGAGGAGGAGAAGCTCCAGAAAAAGATCCATGCTCTGTCAGACAGCGACAAAAAAGACATCTATGAAAAAG gtctggagctgctggctgctcagAGCAAAACGCAGGACGCCTCCTGTTTGCCGGCGCTGAAAGTGTCTGACATTGAGCCCACGATCCCTGTTACTCCTGTTCAGATCAGCACAGCAG TCGGCGTACCGGTGCAGTACTGTGAGCAGCCCACCAACGGGCTAGTTTACTTCAGAGCCATGTGCAGTCTCAACACACTGCCGGAGGACCTCAGGCTCTATGTCCCGCTCTTCTGCAGCGTTGTCACCAA gaTGGGCTGTGGAGGTCTGGACTACAGACAACAGTCCCAGCAGATGGAGCTGAGGACTGGGGGCATGTCTGTCTCCACCCAGGTCGTCCCTGACTCCACCCAGCTGGACATGTACGAGCAG ggtgtcctcctgtcctcctcctgcctggagagaaaccttcctcacatgtttcatctgtggagcgacatattcaacaa CCCCCACTTTGACGAGGTGGAGCGCCTGAGagtgctggtgatgatgtcagcacaggAGTTAGCCAATGGGATCTCCTACTCGGGCCACATGTACGCCATGACACGTGCAGGCCGTCACCTGACTCCAGCAGGAGACCTCAATGAGACGCTTGGTGGGATGGAACAG GTGAAGTTTATGAAGAGGGTCGCTGAGTTGTCCGACCTCAGCCAAGTCATCCGAACGCTCGTCAGGATCAAGAAGCATCTTCTCAACCCggacaacatgag GTGTGCGATCAACACTACTCCACAGAAAATGTCGGACACGGCAGCACAGCTGGAGAGCTTCATGAAGGACGTGGCTGACAACAGAAAGGAGCGCAAACCGGTCAGAAGTAACATTATTGAG aggcCTCTCGACCCATCGGATGTCTCGGGGCTGAGCCGGAAACTCATCTCT gaGCAAAACTTCCAGCCGTGTCAGATGAAAACGTTCTTCCAGCTTCCCTTCCCTGTTCACTTTATCAGCGAGAGTATTCGTACGGTACCCTTCTCCCACCACGACTACGCCAG tttgtgcatcttggcgaggatgatgacggctaagtttctgcatggagaaatcagggagaagggaggagcctacgggggcggggccaggatgggaggaggtcttttctctttttactcgtACAG GGATCCAAACTCGGTGCAGACCTTGTCTGCGTTTCGTCGAGGTGTGGACTGGGCGAAGTCGGGACAGTTCACCCAGCAGGACATCGATGAAGCTAAACTGTCAGTGTTCTCGGCTGTTGACTCGCCTGTGGCCCCCGCGGACAAAG gaatgGGTCGCTTCCTCAGCGGAGTCACCGATGAGATaaagcagaatcacagagaaagactttttgctgtcactcaccaaagtctggtggaagtggctgaaag ATACCTCGGCGTCGGTCAGAGGACTTGTGGAGTTGCTATCTTGGGTCCAGAGAACGAGGCGATTAAAAAAGATCCCTCATGGATCGTAAAATAA